The proteins below come from a single Miscanthus floridulus cultivar M001 chromosome 1, ASM1932011v1, whole genome shotgun sequence genomic window:
- the LOC136479626 gene encoding NEDD8-activating enzyme E1 regulatory subunit AXR1-like isoform X1: MAATGVVAEPKTKYDRQLRIWGDQGQAALEKASICLLNCGPTGTEALKNLVLGGIGSVTVVDDSKVEASDLGNNFLLDEGCLGQPRAKSICSFLQELNDAVKAKFVEEFPAQLIDTNPSFFSQFTVVIATQLPESSLLKLDDICRKADIVLVAARSYGLTGLVRVSVKEHCVIESKPDHFLDDLRLHNPWTELKQFAKSIDINDKDPVVHKHTPYIVILVRLAEKWADAHDGNMPSTRQEKKEFKDLIRAHMLNVDEENYKEAVDSSYKVSVTPGISNEIRQIIDDDSAEVNSSSSDFWILVAALKEFIAKEGNGELPLEGTIPDMTSLTEYYVSLQKIYQAKAEFDCLALEHHVKEILKRIGRDPDSISRAYIKTFCKNSRKLRVCRYRSFEEEFGSPIVSEIQRYFTDEDYSYAMNFYILLRAVDRLAANYSRLPGIFDSEIDEDIPRLKTVAASVLSEMGLNGASLSEDLITEMCRFGAAEIHPVAAFVGGVASQEVIKLVTKQFVPLRGTFIFNGIDLKSQVLVL; encoded by the exons GATATGGGGTGATCAAGGCCAGGCTGCACTGGAGAAGGCTAGCATATGCTTGCTTAACTGTGGTCCTACTGGAACAGAAGCCTTGAAGAATCTCGTGCTTGGAGGAATAGGAAGTGTGACTGTTGTTGATGACTCCAAAGTTGAAGCATCTGATCTGGGCAACAATTTTCTGT TGGATGAAGGATGTTTGGGGCAACCAAGAGCTAAATCTATATGTTCTTTCCTACAAGAGCTTAATGACGCTGTTAAAGCCAAGTTTGTTGAGGAGTTTCCAGCGCAGTTGATAGACACTAATCCTTCATTCTTTTCCCAGTTTACTGTTGTCATTGCTACTCAG CTTCCAGAGAGTTCTTTACTGAAGCTAGATGATATCTGCAGGAAAGCAGATATCGTTTTGGTTGCCGCACGTTCATATGGTCTAACCGGTTTGGTCAGGGTTAGCGTCAAG GAGCACTGTGTCATAGAATCAAAACCAGACCACTTCTTGGATGATTTGCGACTTCATAATCCATGGACTGAACTAAAGCA ATTTGCAAAATCAATTGACATAAATGATAAAGATCCTGTTGTCCACAAGCATACTCCATACATCGTTATCCTTGTGAGACTTGCAGAAAAATGGGCTGATGCCCATGATGGTAACATGCCTTCAACTAGGCAAGAGAAAAAGGAATTTAAG GACCTAATTCGAGCCCATATGCTTAATGTCGATGAAGAAAATTACAAAGAAGCTGTGGACTCTTCATATAAAGTCTCAGTCACTCCAGGAATCA GTAATGAGATCCGTCAGATAATTGATGACGACTCTGCTGAAgtcaattcatcatcatcagatTTCTGGATTTTAGTGGCTGCTTTAAAG GAGTTTATTGCAAAGGAGGGCAATGGTGAGCTACCTCTGGAGGGAACAATACCTGATATGACTTCCCTTACTGA GTATTATGTAAGCCTACAAAAGATTTACCAAGCTAAGGCGGAATTTGACTGTCTTGCCCTGGAGCATCATGTAAAGGAAATCTTGAAGCGGATTGGTAGAGATCCGGATTCTATTTCAAGAGCATATATCAAAACATTTTGTAAAAATTCTAGGAAACTAAGG GTTTGTAGATATCGTAGTTTCGAGGAGGAATTTGGCTCTCCAATTGTCTCTGAGATTCAGAGGTATTTCACCGATGAAGACTACAG TTACGCAATGAACTTCTACATTCTACTACGGGCTGTTGATCGATTGGCTGCCAATTATAGCAGATTGCCTGGAATCTTCGACAG TGAGATTGATGAGGATATCCCTAGGCTGAAGACAGTTGCGGCTTCAGTGCTAAGTGAGATGGGTTTGAACGGAGCATCCTTATCCGAAGACCTGATAACTGAAATGTGCCGGTTCGGGGCTGCGGAGATCCATCCAGTGGCTGCTTTTGTCGGTGGAGTCGCTTCCCAAGAAGTAATTAAG CTGGTCACCAAGCAGTTTGTACCGTTGCGGGGAACATTCATATTTAACGGAATCGACCTCAAATCTCAAGTTTTGGTGCTATAA
- the LOC136479626 gene encoding NEDD8-activating enzyme E1 regulatory subunit AXR1-like isoform X2, with the protein MAATGVVAEPKTKYDRQLRIWGDQGQAALEKASICLLNCGPTGTEALKNLVLGGIGSVTVVDDSKVEASDLGNNFLLDEGCLGQPRAKSICSFLQELNDAVKAKFVEEFPAQLIDTNPSFFSQFTVVIATQLPESSLLKLDDICRKADIVLVAARSYGLTGLVRVSVKEHCVIESKPDHFLDDLRLHNPWTELKQFAKSIDINDKDPVVHKHTPYIVILVRLAEKWADAHDGNMPSTRQEKKEFKDLIRAHMLNVDEENYKEAVDSSYKVSVTPGISNEIRQIIDDDSAEVNSSSSDFWILVAALKEFIAKEGNGELPLEGTIPDMTSLTEYYVSLQKIYQAKAEFDCLALEHHVKEILKRIGRDPDSISRAYIKTFCKNSRKLRVCRYRSFEEEFGSPIVSEIQRYFTDEDYSYAMNFYILLRAVDRLAANYSRLPGIFDRLKTVAASVLSEMGLNGASLSEDLITEMCRFGAAEIHPVAAFVGGVASQEVIKLVTKQFVPLRGTFIFNGIDLKSQVLVL; encoded by the exons GATATGGGGTGATCAAGGCCAGGCTGCACTGGAGAAGGCTAGCATATGCTTGCTTAACTGTGGTCCTACTGGAACAGAAGCCTTGAAGAATCTCGTGCTTGGAGGAATAGGAAGTGTGACTGTTGTTGATGACTCCAAAGTTGAAGCATCTGATCTGGGCAACAATTTTCTGT TGGATGAAGGATGTTTGGGGCAACCAAGAGCTAAATCTATATGTTCTTTCCTACAAGAGCTTAATGACGCTGTTAAAGCCAAGTTTGTTGAGGAGTTTCCAGCGCAGTTGATAGACACTAATCCTTCATTCTTTTCCCAGTTTACTGTTGTCATTGCTACTCAG CTTCCAGAGAGTTCTTTACTGAAGCTAGATGATATCTGCAGGAAAGCAGATATCGTTTTGGTTGCCGCACGTTCATATGGTCTAACCGGTTTGGTCAGGGTTAGCGTCAAG GAGCACTGTGTCATAGAATCAAAACCAGACCACTTCTTGGATGATTTGCGACTTCATAATCCATGGACTGAACTAAAGCA ATTTGCAAAATCAATTGACATAAATGATAAAGATCCTGTTGTCCACAAGCATACTCCATACATCGTTATCCTTGTGAGACTTGCAGAAAAATGGGCTGATGCCCATGATGGTAACATGCCTTCAACTAGGCAAGAGAAAAAGGAATTTAAG GACCTAATTCGAGCCCATATGCTTAATGTCGATGAAGAAAATTACAAAGAAGCTGTGGACTCTTCATATAAAGTCTCAGTCACTCCAGGAATCA GTAATGAGATCCGTCAGATAATTGATGACGACTCTGCTGAAgtcaattcatcatcatcagatTTCTGGATTTTAGTGGCTGCTTTAAAG GAGTTTATTGCAAAGGAGGGCAATGGTGAGCTACCTCTGGAGGGAACAATACCTGATATGACTTCCCTTACTGA GTATTATGTAAGCCTACAAAAGATTTACCAAGCTAAGGCGGAATTTGACTGTCTTGCCCTGGAGCATCATGTAAAGGAAATCTTGAAGCGGATTGGTAGAGATCCGGATTCTATTTCAAGAGCATATATCAAAACATTTTGTAAAAATTCTAGGAAACTAAGG GTTTGTAGATATCGTAGTTTCGAGGAGGAATTTGGCTCTCCAATTGTCTCTGAGATTCAGAGGTATTTCACCGATGAAGACTACAG TTACGCAATGAACTTCTACATTCTACTACGGGCTGTTGATCGATTGGCTGCCAATTATAGCAGATTGCCTGGAATCTTCGACAG GCTGAAGACAGTTGCGGCTTCAGTGCTAAGTGAGATGGGTTTGAACGGAGCATCCTTATCCGAAGACCTGATAACTGAAATGTGCCGGTTCGGGGCTGCGGAGATCCATCCAGTGGCTGCTTTTGTCGGTGGAGTCGCTTCCCAAGAAGTAATTAAG CTGGTCACCAAGCAGTTTGTACCGTTGCGGGGAACATTCATATTTAACGGAATCGACCTCAAATCTCAAGTTTTGGTGCTATAA